TACGGGGCGGCGACGTGGTCGCAGCGCACGGTGATCGACACGACCCGGGTGCGGCTGGACGTGCCGGCCGGGACGGACGCGGTGTCGCTGCGGATGGTGCCGCTCGCGGAGTCCTCGGCGGTGACGGAGGCGGTGTACGCGCGGATGGTGCCGCGCCGGCCCGGGATGCTCGCCCGGCGGCCCGGCTGGGAGCGGCTGCCGCTGCTCGACCCGCCGGGGTCGCGGGAGGGCGCCTCGCCGCGGCTGTGCGTGCTGGCGGAGCGGGACGGGGAGGTCGTGGGGTACGCGTACTACGCGATCAAGCCGGACTGGAGCTGGGCGGGCGCGGACGGTGCGGTGACGGTGCACGAGCTGTACGGGCTCGACCCGGCGGCGGAGGCGGCGCTGTGGCGGTTCCTGTGCTCGGTCGACCTGACGTCGAAGGTGCGGGTGAACAGCGTGCCGGTGGACTCGGCCTGGCAGCACCTGGTCTCGGACGTGCGGCGGTGCGAACCGGCCGTGCGGGAGGCGCTGTTCGCGCGGCTGGTGGACGTCGGCGCGGCGCTGGAGGCGCGGACGTACCAGGCGCCGGTGGACGTGGTGTTCGAGGTGGCGGACGCGTTCTGCCCGTGGAACGCGGGGCGTTGGCGGCTGTCGGGCGACGCGAAGGGGGCGAGCTGTTCCCGGACGTCGGACGCGGCTGACCTCGCGCTGTCCGTACGGGAGTTGGGGGCGGCGTATCTGGGCGGTACGAGCCTTGCCGCGCTGGCTTCCGCGGGTCGGGTCACGGAGTTGCGCGAGGGGGCGCTGGCGGAGGCGTCGTTGGCGTTCGGGTCGCCGGTCGCGCCCTGGTTGCCGCACGGGTTCTAGGGCAGCCCGCCACGCGGTTCAGCGGTGCTGGCAGGTCGGGCACCAGAAGAGGTTCCTGGCCGCCAGGTCGGCCGTGCGGATGTCCGTGCCACAGAGGTGGCAGGGCTGGTTCGCGCGGCGGTAGACGTAGACCTCGCCGCCGTGGTCGTCGACGCGCGGGGGGCGGTTCATCGCCTCGGGGGTGTGCTCGGGGCGGACCGTGTCGATGCGGTTGAGGCGGACGCCCTCGCGCATGAGGGCCCTGAGGTCCTCCCAGATCGCGGTCCACTCCCCCGCCGTCAGGTCCTTCCCGGCCCGGTACGGGTCGATGCCGTGGCGGAAGAGGACCTCGGCGCGGTAGACGTTGCCGACGCCGGCGATGACCTTCTGGTCCATGAGCAGGGCGGCGATCGTCGTGCGGGACCTGGCGATGCGGTGCCACGCCTTGTCGGGGTCGTCCCCGTCCCGCAGCGGGTCGGGGCCGAGGCGGGCGTGGATCGCCTGCTTCTCGGCGTCGGTGACGAGCGCGCAGGTGGTGGGGCCGCGGAGGTCGACGTACGACTCGGGGTTCGCGAGGCGCAGCCGGACGGTGTCGGCCGGCGGGGGCGCGGGGGCGTCGCCGAAGTTCACCTTGCCGAAGAGGCCGAGGTGGATGTGGACCCACTCGTCGCGCGGGAAGCCGAGGAAGAGGTGCTTGCCGTGGGCCTCGGTGGTCTCCAGGACGGAGCCGTCGAGGAGGGCGGCGGAGTCGGAGAACTTGCCCTGCGGGCTGCTCGCGCAGACGGGCC
The Streptomyces roseofulvus genome window above contains:
- a CDS encoding Fpg/Nei family DNA glycosylase, encoding MPEGHTIHRLAQDHRERFGGRPVCASSPQGKFSDSAALLDGSVLETTEAHGKHLFLGFPRDEWVHIHLGLFGKVNFGDAPAPPPADTVRLRLANPESYVDLRGPTTCALVTDAEKQAIHARLGPDPLRDGDDPDKAWHRIARSRTTIAALLMDQKVIAGVGNVYRAEVLFRHGIDPYRAGKDLTAGEWTAIWEDLRALMREGVRLNRIDTVRPEHTPEAMNRPPRVDDHGGEVYVYRRANQPCHLCGTDIRTADLAARNLFWCPTCQHR
- a CDS encoding GNAT family N-acetyltransferase; the encoded protein is MTTELRVLDPSEWDRWFATLELAFGGLAEEPEERALWRDLTECGRSLAVWEGASPVATAGAFSFRLTVPGGASVPAAGVTMVSVAGTHRRRGLLTSMMRRQLDDVRAAGEPLAVLTASEPVIYGRFGYGAATWSQRTVIDTTRVRLDVPAGTDAVSLRMVPLAESSAVTEAVYARMVPRRPGMLARRPGWERLPLLDPPGSREGASPRLCVLAERDGEVVGYAYYAIKPDWSWAGADGAVTVHELYGLDPAAEAALWRFLCSVDLTSKVRVNSVPVDSAWQHLVSDVRRCEPAVREALFARLVDVGAALEARTYQAPVDVVFEVADAFCPWNAGRWRLSGDAKGASCSRTSDAADLALSVRELGAAYLGGTSLAALASAGRVTELREGALAEASLAFGSPVAPWLPHGF